Genomic DNA from Thermogemmatispora onikobensis:
GGCCGCCGCGCACCGGAGTTCCTACGCCGGGCGCTTCGCTGGGATCGAGCGCATCCAGATCGAGGCTCAGATGGATACGTCTGCCGTTGTGCCCGGCCACGGCAATGGCCTCTTCCATGATGGCTGAGATGCCGCGGCGGTCGATGTCGGTCATCGTAAAGACATGGATGCGATTGGCGCGCAGCAGTTCGCGCTCGCCCGGATCAAGGTCGCGTACACCGACGATGGCGATGTTCTGCGGGTTGACCTTGGGAACGCGGCCAGCCAGGCGGACAAGGCGCTCGTGACCCAGGCCGGCCAGGGCGGCCAGCACCATGCCGTGAATGTTGCCCGAAGGCGTCGTCTCCGGCGTATTGAAGTCGCCGTGGGCGTCGATCCAGATCACGCCAATGTCGCCGTAGAAGCCGGAAACGCCCGTGATGGAGCCAAGGGCGATGCTGTGGTCCCCGCCCAGAACGAGCGGCAGGTCACCCGCTTGCAGCGCCTCGCCGACGGCTGCTGCAAGCTCTTCGGCCACCTGCATAATCGGTTCCAGATATTTGACGTGTGGATCGCCAGCTGGCTGGTTTTCAGGAAGGGGGACGTGCAGATTACCGATGTCTTTCACGCTGTGACCAAGTGCGCGGAGTTTCTCGTGAAGGCCGGCATAGCGGATAGCACTCACCCCGATATCCACGCCACGTCGATCTGCCCCCAGGTCCATCGGCACGCCAATCACACGAATCTGCATCTGTTCGCTTACCCTCCTGTTCGCCATTGAACAGTGTAATCTTCTCCTCTCCATTATAGTCCTGGGCCAGGCCCTTGTCCATCAGCCAATTGCTCCCACCACCGGGTGTCGAAGAGAGCCATTGCTCTGCGGTCGAGCGGGGCCGGCTCGTTCCACGTGCCTTGCCGCCGGAGCGAGGGGCGCTATACAATAGAGGCACCTGACCTGGCGCTATTACCTCTGTCCGTCAGGTTTGCACGGTGGTGGACCGGCGGGTGGGATTGCCAAGTTGCTTTCTGCGAGGAAGGAGGCGCTTTGTCGTGTCTCGCTGGTTGCGATATGTCCACGCTGGCCGCCGTCAGGGAGAGGTGGCGGCTCCAACCTGGCTGTCGACAGGGAGGTTAGCTTTCTGCTTCTGGCTGAAGCGCTTTGGGCTGGGCGCTCTGCTCTGGGCGCTGGTGCTCTTAGCTGCCTGCGGTGGCGGCTCCTCGCCATCCTCCAGCAGTCAGCAGCCGCTGGCCGCAGAGCAGCAGGTGCTGGTTTTCCCGAACGTGGGCACCAAAGATATCAGTACCCTTGACCCAGCGCAGGGGCCGGACGCTAATTCGGCACTGGCGGTCAGCATGCTCTACAGTGGTCTGGTTCGCACGACCGCCGATTTAAGCGTCGTACCCGATCAGGCGACCTGGCAGGTCTCGCCGGATCAACGGGTCTACACCTTTCACCTTAAGCCCGGCCTTACCTTCTCCGATGGGACACCGGTTACTGCGCAGACCTATGTCTTTACGCTGACGCGGCAGCTCCTACCGGAAGTCAAGTCGCCGGTTGCCTCCTTCTTTGAGGGCTTTATCGAAGGTGCAGAGGATGTGGCCGCCGGCAAGAGCCGGACGCTGAGCGGGGTCCGGGCGCTGGATAGCCGGACGCTGCAGATCACCTTGACCCGGCCTACCCCCTTCTTTTTGGAGGTGCTGACCAACCCGCTCTTTGATCCGTTGAATCCGGCTCTGATTCAAAAATATGGTCAGGCCAGCTGGACGAGTCAGGCGGCGGGCAGTGCCATTGGCACGGGTCCCTTCATGGTCAAGAGCTGGCAGCACACTGTCAAGATGGTCCTGGTGCCCAATCCCCACTACTATGGCCCGAAGCCGCGGCTGCGCGAGGTCGATATGCTCTTTGTGAGCGATCCTGCAACGGCCTTTAAGGCCTATGAGGCGCGCCAGTACAGCTTCATCTGGAATATTCCCCCGG
This window encodes:
- the rocF gene encoding arginase; this encodes MQIRVIGVPMDLGADRRGVDIGVSAIRYAGLHEKLRALGHSVKDIGNLHVPLPENQPAGDPHVKYLEPIMQVAEELAAAVGEALQAGDLPLVLGGDHSIALGSITGVSGFYGDIGVIWIDAHGDFNTPETTPSGNIHGMVLAALAGLGHERLVRLAGRVPKVNPQNIAIVGVRDLDPGERELLRANRIHVFTMTDIDRRGISAIMEEAIAVAGHNGRRIHLSLDLDALDPSEAPGVGTPVRGGLSYREAHLSMELLAACGQLCSIDVVEVNPILDRENATASLAVGLVLSALGKTIL
- a CDS encoding peptide ABC transporter substrate-binding protein: MSRWLRYVHAGRRQGEVAAPTWLSTGRLAFCFWLKRFGLGALLWALVLLAACGGGSSPSSSSQQPLAAEQQVLVFPNVGTKDISTLDPAQGPDANSALAVSMLYSGLVRTTADLSVVPDQATWQVSPDQRVYTFHLKPGLTFSDGTPVTAQTYVFTLTRQLLPEVKSPVASFFEGFIEGAEDVAAGKSRTLSGVRALDSRTLQITLTRPTPFFLEVLTNPLFDPLNPALIQKYGQASWTSQAAGSAIGTGPFMVKSWQHTVKMVLVPNPHYYGPKPRLREVDMLFVSDPATAFKAYEARQYSFIWNIPPDELGRARQMSGFVQRALLQTDLLFFYTRKPPFDKTAVRQAFAYAIDKKTLAHAIFKDAVLPATTIIPPGMPGYQANYAGLPYDRARARSLLQSVYPDSRAMPPVVFTYPSAQVSQSEAAALQQMWQSALGLQVRLQGMDLTTYNDELSKHLVQMGFIQWTADFPDPYDWLTLNLTSGSPNNNGEWSNPQFDRLVAQAEKESGEARLRTYNEAERVAIEDVGWLPLDHQALAAVIPPWLHGVTLNGLGLYFGDWSAVYLLQH